The following proteins are encoded in a genomic region of Fervidobacterium pennivorans DSM 9078:
- the murA gene encoding UDP-N-acetylglucosamine 1-carboxyvinyltransferase, with the protein MGSIIVERSQLTGEVEISGAKNSALPLLAAALLTEEEVVLHKVPVLSDVETMIDILRTTGKKVLFEKDKNTVHISGPIQQTHVPYDLVRKMRASFNVLGPIAALMGEASTPLPGGCAIGVRPVDFHIEGLKRLGFEVTYDHGEILAKRGTKQEEVTVYLPFPSVGATEHIMSTAAILPGVTIIENAAMEPEIVDLQDLLNKMGAKISGAGTSRIVVEGVKQLHGCEHTVIPDRIEAGTYAIAFLATRGEGVIKNVNPTHLDALWFVLERTGAVVKKGTDFVEVKSWNRWKGCDINVLPYPGFPTDLQPQIIVYLALADGSSTVTENVFKTRFAHVGELVRMGADMRIKDNTVFINGVPKLEGTTVMGTDLRATAALVIAGLAAEGTTEVTQVEHIFRGYENVIEKFEKIGAKIKYVPGGVPEI; encoded by the coding sequence ATGGGGTCAATAATTGTTGAGAGATCGCAGCTAACAGGTGAAGTCGAGATTTCCGGAGCAAAAAATTCTGCGCTTCCATTGTTGGCTGCTGCACTTCTAACAGAGGAAGAGGTAGTTCTACACAAAGTCCCCGTTTTATCTGACGTTGAAACAATGATAGATATTTTGAGAACGACAGGCAAAAAGGTGTTATTTGAAAAAGACAAAAACACAGTCCACATATCTGGACCTATCCAGCAGACGCATGTACCGTACGATTTAGTAAGAAAGATGCGAGCATCGTTTAACGTTCTTGGACCAATAGCGGCACTCATGGGAGAAGCGAGCACACCACTTCCAGGTGGTTGTGCTATAGGTGTTCGCCCTGTCGATTTCCACATTGAAGGCCTCAAAAGGCTTGGCTTTGAAGTTACTTATGACCATGGTGAGATATTGGCCAAGCGTGGAACAAAACAAGAAGAGGTGACGGTCTATCTTCCATTTCCAAGTGTAGGCGCTACAGAGCATATAATGAGTACTGCAGCGATACTACCTGGTGTTACTATTATTGAAAACGCTGCCATGGAACCGGAGATAGTAGACCTTCAAGATTTACTAAATAAAATGGGTGCAAAAATTTCGGGTGCTGGAACAAGTAGGATAGTCGTTGAAGGTGTCAAACAACTTCACGGTTGCGAACACACGGTTATACCTGACAGAATCGAAGCAGGTACGTACGCTATTGCATTCCTTGCAACACGTGGTGAAGGGGTTATTAAGAATGTAAATCCAACGCACCTTGATGCATTATGGTTTGTGCTCGAAAGAACAGGTGCAGTTGTTAAGAAAGGGACGGACTTTGTCGAAGTCAAATCCTGGAACCGATGGAAAGGTTGTGATATCAATGTGCTACCTTATCCAGGATTCCCAACGGATTTACAACCACAAATAATTGTTTACCTCGCACTTGCGGATGGTTCAAGCACGGTCACAGAAAATGTATTCAAAACACGCTTTGCACACGTTGGTGAGCTTGTTAGAATGGGGGCGGATATGAGAATAAAGGACAACACGGTTTTCATAAACGGGGTTCCAAAGTTAGAAGGAACTACAGTAATGGGCACGGATTTAAGGGCGACTGCGGCACTGGTGATAGCAGGACTTGCTGCCGAAGGAACAACGGAAGTTACTCAGGTTGAGCACATATTTAGAGGCTATGAGAACGTCATCGAAAAATTTGAAAAAATCGGTGCAAAAATCAAATACGTGCCCGGAGGTGTTCCAGAAATTTGA
- a CDS encoding rod shape-determining protein, with protein sequence MFGRSDLGIDLGTANTLVYVRGKGIVINEPSVIAINVETNEIIKVGAEAKKMLGKTPSYIRAVRPLKDGVIADYDIALAMLTYFINKAQEKFSFFRPRVVIGVPHGVTEVESRALLTAGKEAGAKKVFLIEEPMASALGAGLPIEEPQGNMIIDIGGGTTEAAVISLGSIVTATSIRIGGDEFDEAIMQYVREIYRVTIGVRTAERVKIEIGNVYPLKEFDELQTEVVGIELSSGLPKRLILTGGEIREAIRPTAMQIVEAAKVTLEKTPPELVADITERGIVIAGGGSLLRGIAELLSKETGIKVYQAEDPLSCVAKGAGLVLDKIDILARLKSVE encoded by the coding sequence ATGTTTGGCAGGTCTGATTTAGGAATAGATCTTGGAACGGCGAATACGCTGGTTTACGTGCGAGGTAAGGGCATAGTTATCAATGAACCGTCCGTCATAGCAATTAACGTTGAAACGAACGAAATAATAAAAGTTGGAGCAGAAGCTAAGAAGATGCTTGGCAAAACACCTTCATACATTCGGGCTGTCAGACCTCTGAAAGACGGGGTTATAGCTGATTATGACATTGCACTCGCCATGCTTACATATTTCATAAACAAAGCGCAAGAAAAATTTTCGTTCTTTCGTCCAAGGGTTGTCATAGGAGTTCCTCACGGCGTGACAGAGGTTGAGAGCCGAGCGTTGCTCACTGCTGGAAAAGAAGCGGGTGCTAAAAAAGTGTTCTTGATTGAAGAGCCCATGGCTTCTGCTTTGGGTGCGGGACTTCCCATTGAAGAACCCCAAGGTAACATGATAATAGATATCGGTGGGGGAACAACGGAAGCAGCCGTTATTTCACTTGGTTCCATAGTTACAGCAACATCAATCAGAATAGGAGGGGACGAATTCGATGAAGCGATAATGCAATACGTTCGAGAGATATACAGGGTCACAATAGGTGTGAGGACCGCAGAACGAGTTAAGATAGAGATAGGGAACGTTTACCCACTCAAAGAGTTTGACGAACTGCAAACCGAGGTTGTCGGAATAGAACTATCTTCAGGTCTACCAAAAAGATTGATACTAACCGGTGGTGAAATCAGAGAAGCGATTCGACCAACAGCTATGCAAATTGTTGAAGCTGCTAAGGTAACGCTTGAGAAAACACCTCCGGAACTTGTAGCAGATATCACTGAGCGTGGAATAGTTATTGCAGGTGGTGGTTCATTACTACGCGGTATTGCTGAATTGTTGTCGAAAGAAACGGGCATAAAGGTTTACCAAGCTGAAGACCCGCTCAGTTGTGTGGCGAAAGGTGCAGGTCTGGTCCTTGATAAGATCGACATACTGGCGAGGTTGAAGAGTGTAGAATGA
- a CDS encoding pyrimidine-nucleoside phosphorylase — protein MRAYDIILKKRNGGKLSKEEIEFMVNGYVKGEVPDYQMAAFLMAIYFRHMDPEERAILTEVMANSGDRIDLSSIPGIKIDKHSTGGVGDKTTLVVGPIVASLGVPVAKMSGRALGHTGGTIDKLESIPGFRTSLSEEEFFENVRKIGIAIVGQTANLVPADKKIYALRDATATVDEVSLIASSIMSKKLAGGADGYVLDVKVGSGAFMKTIEQATELAEAMVGIAKAHGKKAVAVLTNMDVPLGKMVGNSLEVLEAIETLKGRGPEDFTELCLNLAAWMCHLAEKGTFEECLAMAKESLESGKALEKFRQLVEYQGGNPEVVDRPTEILPLTDKTVDFIAPQNGYITAIDTEKIGIASNYLGAGRKTKEDTIDYRVGIEILKKLGDCVKKGEPIAKLYISDKSDVESALKLLSESYKFSDQKPEHKPIILGIVK, from the coding sequence ATGAGAGCTTACGATATAATCCTCAAAAAGAGAAACGGAGGAAAACTTTCAAAAGAAGAAATAGAGTTCATGGTTAATGGTTACGTAAAAGGTGAAGTTCCTGATTATCAAATGGCTGCATTCCTCATGGCGATTTACTTCCGTCACATGGACCCAGAAGAACGCGCTATTTTAACCGAAGTTATGGCAAATTCAGGTGATAGGATAGACCTATCTTCCATCCCCGGGATAAAGATAGACAAACACTCAACTGGTGGTGTTGGAGATAAAACAACGCTTGTTGTTGGCCCCATTGTTGCTTCACTCGGTGTTCCCGTCGCGAAGATGTCTGGTAGAGCACTTGGTCACACCGGAGGCACGATAGACAAACTTGAATCGATACCGGGTTTTCGCACATCACTATCGGAGGAAGAATTTTTCGAAAATGTCAGAAAAATTGGCATTGCAATAGTTGGGCAAACAGCGAACCTTGTTCCAGCTGATAAGAAGATATACGCTCTTCGTGATGCAACGGCAACTGTTGATGAAGTATCGCTCATTGCTTCGAGTATCATGAGCAAAAAACTCGCAGGTGGGGCAGATGGTTACGTACTCGATGTCAAAGTAGGTAGCGGTGCATTTATGAAAACAATAGAGCAAGCAACCGAACTTGCAGAAGCAATGGTTGGAATTGCAAAAGCACATGGTAAAAAAGCGGTAGCTGTCCTGACAAACATGGACGTGCCACTTGGAAAGATGGTCGGAAATTCACTCGAAGTGCTTGAAGCGATAGAAACATTGAAAGGAAGAGGTCCCGAAGATTTCACGGAACTGTGTTTGAACTTAGCTGCTTGGATGTGTCATCTTGCCGAGAAAGGAACGTTTGAAGAATGCCTTGCTATGGCTAAAGAATCTTTAGAAAGTGGGAAAGCCCTTGAGAAGTTCAGACAACTTGTCGAATACCAAGGTGGCAATCCAGAGGTTGTCGACAGACCAACAGAGATACTGCCCCTGACCGATAAAACAGTAGATTTCATCGCACCACAGAACGGATACATCACCGCTATAGATACTGAAAAAATAGGCATTGCTTCGAACTACCTTGGTGCAGGAAGAAAGACGAAAGAAGACACAATCGATTACCGCGTTGGTATCGAAATACTCAAAAAACTCGGCGATTGTGTGAAAAAAGGCGAACCTATTGCAAAATTGTATATCTCTGACAAAAGCGATGTAGAATCCGCACTAAAACTGCTGTCGGAAAGCTACAAATTCAGTGACCAAAAGCCTGAGCACAAACCAATAATTTTAGGAATCGTGAAATAA
- a CDS encoding response regulator transcription factor, which translates to MAKKTIMVIDDQPEILELVSFTLQKEGYEVIPVEDAEKALQELKDKDVDMFIVDIMLPNMDGFEFVRHIRATEKHKLTPVIFLSAKGEEFDKVLGLELGADDYIVKPFSIRELLARIRAVFRRMQLGNVVKEEKPKKIVAKDLEIDIDKYEVRVKGKKVSLTPLEFDLLRFLAENEGKVFSRDVLLDKLWGYDYFGDTRTVDVHIRRLRTKIEEDPSNPRYVVTVRGKGYKFRDPGKEEQ; encoded by the coding sequence ATGGCAAAAAAGACGATTATGGTTATCGACGACCAGCCTGAGATTCTCGAATTGGTTAGCTTTACTTTACAAAAAGAGGGGTACGAGGTCATCCCAGTGGAGGATGCTGAAAAAGCGTTACAAGAGCTGAAAGATAAAGACGTTGACATGTTTATTGTTGACATTATGCTTCCAAACATGGATGGTTTCGAATTCGTAAGACACATTCGTGCAACGGAAAAACACAAACTAACTCCTGTAATATTCCTCAGCGCAAAGGGAGAAGAATTTGACAAAGTGCTCGGTTTAGAACTCGGTGCGGACGATTACATAGTTAAACCGTTCAGCATCAGGGAACTCCTTGCAAGGATTAGAGCAGTCTTCAGAAGGATGCAACTTGGAAACGTTGTAAAAGAGGAGAAGCCAAAGAAGATAGTTGCAAAAGACCTCGAAATCGATATCGACAAATACGAAGTTAGGGTAAAGGGTAAGAAAGTTAGCCTTACACCACTTGAATTTGACTTACTCAGATTCCTTGCCGAAAACGAAGGAAAGGTCTTTTCAAGAGATGTACTTCTTGACAAACTTTGGGGTTACGATTACTTCGGTGATACAAGAACCGTCGACGTACACATCAGAAGGTTGAGAACAAAAATTGAGGAAGATCCTTCAAATCCAAGGTATGTCGTAACTGTGCGTGGAAAAGGATACAAATTTAGAGATCCTGGAAAGGAAGAACAATAA
- a CDS encoding nucleoside-diphosphate sugar epimerase/dehydratase, with translation MIDKTQKKENSQRTSTLEYSKIKLLLKSSRNLWLFFIDTALLFLSGAIALFVRFGFNFTEMRKYAPGVLLLIMFTAISNLFNGTYKIVWRYAQPVEFLKLLRGLFIGYALTVIFIHFTRITVLPRSVGMLTFLGGYFLLFSARTTYQFLLGIRKSSGKRIGIVGAGDAGVILLNEIKRTNYGRVVAFFDDDPAKLHRTIANVKVVGTIDEIDKFIDELELDEILIAIPSASKELIARVSDKVSGKHVTLKTFPPISQLLDREPTIADLREISIQDIIGREPVTVDLNSISGYISGKTVLVTGAGGSIGSEIARQVANFSPKKLILLGRGENSIYEIYNELKEKDTALELIPVIADVTDEKFMEQVFSGYKPQIVFHAAAHKHVFFMQTNLYEALRVNALGTINLVKLSCKYSVERFVFISTDKAVHPTSYMGLSKRIAELYLLTIPETCSTRIAIVRFGNVIGSRGSVLWKFKKQIEKGGPLTITDPRMKRYWMSIPEAVSLVIQSGAFSNKRELYVLDMGEQIPVEKVAKTLAKLMGKPDIPVIYTGAVPGEKLEEELFYEFEKPEPTDHPKISRVRYTQITLNSDEIESIVKQSMELYISGKEKEAVDLLQKIVSAVNPDE, from the coding sequence TTGATCGATAAGACACAAAAGAAAGAAAATTCCCAGAGAACCAGCACATTGGAATATTCAAAAATCAAACTGCTTTTAAAATCCTCAAGAAACCTTTGGCTTTTCTTCATTGATACCGCTTTACTTTTTTTGTCTGGTGCTATCGCTCTTTTCGTAAGATTTGGATTCAACTTTACAGAAATGCGCAAATACGCACCAGGTGTTTTACTATTGATAATGTTTACAGCAATATCGAACCTATTCAACGGTACATACAAAATCGTTTGGCGTTACGCCCAGCCTGTTGAATTTCTCAAGCTTCTCAGAGGACTTTTTATAGGTTACGCTTTAACGGTGATTTTTATACATTTTACACGAATCACCGTCCTACCGAGGTCCGTGGGGATGCTCACATTCCTCGGTGGTTATTTTCTACTCTTCAGTGCTCGAACTACGTATCAATTCTTACTTGGTATTCGCAAAAGTTCTGGAAAACGTATAGGTATAGTCGGTGCTGGCGATGCAGGGGTCATATTACTCAATGAAATAAAACGCACAAATTATGGTCGTGTAGTTGCCTTCTTTGACGATGACCCTGCAAAATTGCATAGGACGATAGCTAATGTGAAAGTCGTTGGAACAATCGACGAGATAGACAAATTCATTGATGAACTTGAGCTTGATGAAATATTAATTGCAATTCCCTCGGCATCGAAGGAACTCATCGCAAGAGTTTCAGATAAAGTCAGCGGAAAACACGTAACACTAAAAACGTTCCCCCCAATCTCTCAACTGCTCGATAGAGAACCAACAATTGCGGACCTTAGGGAGATTTCTATCCAAGATATCATCGGTAGGGAACCTGTCACGGTTGACCTAAACTCCATAAGTGGGTACATATCGGGAAAGACAGTCTTAGTTACCGGTGCGGGTGGAAGTATCGGTTCGGAAATTGCAAGACAGGTTGCGAATTTCTCACCGAAGAAACTTATCTTGCTCGGTCGTGGTGAGAATAGTATATACGAGATATACAACGAACTTAAAGAAAAAGATACAGCTTTAGAGTTAATCCCTGTGATAGCCGATGTTACAGATGAAAAATTCATGGAACAAGTTTTTTCAGGTTATAAACCTCAGATTGTTTTCCACGCGGCTGCTCACAAGCATGTATTTTTCATGCAAACAAATCTTTACGAAGCGCTGAGGGTAAACGCTCTTGGCACGATAAACTTAGTAAAACTTTCATGTAAATACAGTGTTGAGAGATTTGTCTTCATCTCTACAGACAAGGCCGTCCATCCAACTTCTTACATGGGACTTAGCAAACGGATTGCAGAACTTTACCTTTTAACAATCCCTGAAACGTGCAGTACACGTATCGCAATCGTGCGATTTGGAAACGTTATAGGCAGTCGAGGAAGCGTGTTGTGGAAGTTCAAAAAACAAATTGAAAAAGGTGGACCGTTGACGATAACCGATCCAAGGATGAAGCGTTACTGGATGAGCATACCGGAAGCTGTCTCTTTGGTGATACAATCTGGTGCGTTTTCCAACAAAAGAGAACTTTACGTGCTTGACATGGGTGAGCAAATTCCTGTCGAAAAGGTGGCAAAAACACTGGCAAAGCTTATGGGAAAACCGGACATACCGGTAATTTACACAGGTGCCGTGCCTGGTGAAAAGTTAGAAGAAGAGCTCTTCTATGAATTTGAAAAACCAGAACCGACAGACCATCCCAAAATTTCCCGTGTTAGGTATACTCAAATTACTTTAAACTCAGATGAGATAGAAAGTATAGTCAAACAATCCATGGAACTTTACATTTCGGGAAAAGAAAAAGAAGCAGTCGATTTACTGCAAAAGATTGTGAGTGCAGTAAATCCTGATGAATAA
- a CDS encoding phosphodiester glycosidase family protein, with amino-acid sequence MNAKNSALLKTLSLFFLTLATFLAAQVFLINNKVFEPSNGYFTESQLRDMGFSVVKNERVYLIHNKKLIIGSGGDFLVDFESYVPKAYTIINDVLYVKVDFISSFLKLSKMNDVYYDKPFSITSIDYTDDVLTIATSVPAKKEFFSVSLSKNTLSLKISPTQGDLKTPAGVSISRTNHTTIITVEKAVSNYKITYLENKIVVQLEPVIRKIEYTRRTETFVGRTFTVNYIIVDPRHTNITPLLPAKGIGSMATLANILSHHGYSNGVNANYFDPATGLPIDIVISNGKVLSHRYGLRPMFIQTTDGRVFIKKAYVDITVRIGDVLLLVKGVNTTSLGEVNLYTSEFALKIPNDRTRTYVVVKNGKVASIGYVSAVPSNSEVIMISNDIRNKFLPDLRVGQTVTVELYTDDGYQIKNAVGAGPLLLQDGNVIPDAAEEKLRYGGGIPTTRANRTIIAIKDGKVHLITIEGTNGVGMNFDEAAQFLKSKGYESAMMLDGGSSTSMVYAGKYVTSGSPRSIPVALGVK; translated from the coding sequence GTGAACGCAAAAAACTCGGCACTACTGAAAACACTTTCTTTGTTTTTCTTGACCTTGGCAACCTTTCTAGCTGCCCAGGTTTTTTTAATTAATAACAAAGTCTTCGAACCAAGCAATGGTTATTTCACAGAATCCCAGCTCAGAGATATGGGGTTTAGCGTTGTCAAGAATGAGAGGGTTTACCTCATACACAACAAAAAGCTTATTATCGGTTCAGGTGGTGACTTTCTTGTCGATTTTGAATCGTATGTCCCGAAAGCCTACACTATTATCAACGATGTCTTATATGTAAAAGTGGATTTCATATCAAGCTTTTTGAAATTATCAAAGATGAACGACGTATACTACGATAAACCGTTTTCAATAACATCGATTGATTATACAGATGATGTACTTACTATCGCTACCTCAGTTCCTGCCAAAAAAGAGTTTTTTAGTGTATCACTTTCCAAGAACACGCTTTCACTCAAAATTTCACCAACTCAAGGTGATTTAAAAACTCCTGCGGGTGTATCGATTTCAAGAACGAATCACACTACAATAATAACCGTTGAAAAAGCTGTATCAAATTACAAAATCACGTATTTGGAGAACAAGATAGTTGTACAGCTGGAACCCGTGATTAGAAAAATAGAATACACAAGGCGTACAGAAACATTTGTTGGAAGAACTTTCACTGTTAATTACATCATAGTGGACCCGAGACATACTAATATCACCCCCTTGTTGCCAGCGAAAGGCATAGGTTCAATGGCAACATTGGCAAATATCCTTTCCCATCATGGGTATTCTAACGGTGTTAATGCAAACTACTTTGATCCAGCAACAGGGTTACCAATAGATATCGTCATATCGAATGGGAAAGTGCTCTCTCATAGGTATGGATTGAGGCCCATGTTCATCCAAACAACCGATGGTAGAGTGTTTATTAAAAAAGCGTACGTTGATATTACGGTGAGAATTGGAGATGTTTTACTCTTAGTCAAAGGTGTGAACACAACATCTCTGGGAGAAGTGAACTTATACACTTCCGAATTTGCTCTCAAGATACCAAACGACAGAACAAGAACGTATGTAGTTGTAAAGAATGGGAAAGTTGCATCGATTGGCTACGTTTCAGCAGTCCCATCAAATTCGGAGGTTATAATGATTAGCAACGATATAAGAAACAAATTCTTACCTGATCTCAGAGTTGGTCAAACTGTCACGGTCGAGCTTTACACGGACGATGGATATCAGATCAAAAACGCTGTTGGCGCAGGTCCATTGTTGTTACAAGATGGCAACGTCATTCCAGACGCAGCCGAAGAAAAACTCAGATACGGTGGAGGTATACCAACAACGCGTGCGAACAGGACAATAATAGCGATAAAGGATGGGAAAGTTCACCTCATAACGATAGAGGGCACCAATGGGGTTGGTATGAATTTCGATGAAGCAGCCCAGTTCTTGAAATCCAAAGGTTACGAATCAGCGATGATGCTTGACGGTGGAAGCTCGACGTCGATGGTCTACGCAGGAAAGTATGTAACAAGCGGTTCTCCAAGAAGTATACCTGTTGCGTTGGGAGTAAAATAA
- a CDS encoding Hsp33 family molecular chaperone HslO yields MIRFSITDSKDVVRELRERHKLSYLPTVVLGRLVTASILVIPWLGERETITFVISSTGPAGNVVAQSTWKGTVRGYITNTNFELEKNEFGKFDVKGAIVGGELTVVRDVGLKTPLVSKVPIVSGEIAEDIAYYYTKSEQIPSAFALGVLMDKDGVAKAGGLAIQILDKSISEEIVSGIEKRLNGFAITSHLGEKTLEDITKYVLGTEELLFEEMNVIFQCLCSREKAFESLKVLELSDLDEMLGEGKAEVTCKWCSTTYTFGPEEIKVVIEEKKKSMD; encoded by the coding sequence ATGATTAGATTTTCAATAACCGATTCGAAAGATGTCGTCCGTGAACTTAGAGAAAGGCACAAGCTTTCGTATTTGCCAACCGTTGTGCTTGGAAGGTTAGTTACCGCTTCAATATTAGTTATCCCTTGGCTTGGAGAAAGAGAGACAATAACATTTGTGATCAGTAGCACGGGACCTGCAGGTAATGTTGTTGCACAATCAACGTGGAAAGGAACAGTTCGAGGATACATAACAAATACGAATTTCGAGCTGGAAAAGAACGAGTTTGGAAAGTTCGATGTTAAGGGTGCCATTGTTGGTGGTGAGTTGACTGTTGTAAGGGATGTAGGACTTAAGACACCACTGGTGTCCAAAGTGCCAATTGTGTCCGGTGAAATTGCAGAGGATATCGCTTATTATTATACGAAGTCTGAACAAATCCCATCTGCTTTCGCTCTTGGAGTATTGATGGACAAAGATGGTGTTGCAAAAGCCGGTGGACTCGCAATTCAGATATTGGATAAGAGCATTTCTGAGGAGATTGTGTCAGGAATTGAGAAAAGGTTAAACGGATTTGCCATCACTAGCCACCTTGGGGAGAAAACTCTAGAAGATATCACGAAATATGTGCTTGGAACCGAGGAATTATTGTTCGAAGAGATGAACGTTATTTTCCAGTGCTTGTGTAGTAGGGAAAAAGCATTCGAATCGTTGAAAGTCTTAGAACTCAGCGATTTGGACGAGATGCTTGGAGAAGGAAAAGCAGAAGTTACTTGCAAGTGGTGTTCGACAACTTATACATTCGGACCGGAAGAGATTAAGGTTGTGATTGAGGAAAAGAAAAAATCGATGGATTGA
- a CDS encoding sensor histidine kinase — protein sequence MVIATIVSIILAVTFAILYSLARRNERTYAKYLDKIALSIGEEAGTPPLYVYERLRKKLEELEKRITETERERRNIFTILNNITDPIIIVRGDGVVTFANIAARDITRPGIEGRRVYDIIENYHLLELFERALETGEIQSADVSLVVDAEPRYYDAKVVPIKFDEESERYIIVLHDTTKEKQLDKLRREFISNVSHELRTPLTSIHGYAEALLEDDLSNKELVRKFLNVIESESARMTRLINDLLDLEKLESGDTKFNFAPVEMCQVMDRVYSIVEPLAHDYGVELDMECDEPKVVWGDFDRLVQMVLNLVDNAVKYTSTKESGEKRVIARCYEKEGKIVFEVKDTGPGIPEDAQKRLFERFYRVDKARSRKVGGTGLGLSIVKTIAERHNAIITFESKVGEGTTFRVFFDKYREKQPSKTTSEQKLGN from the coding sequence ATGGTAATTGCCACGATTGTTAGTATCATCCTTGCCGTTACTTTTGCAATTCTTTACAGCTTAGCAAGAAGGAACGAAAGAACATACGCGAAATACTTGGATAAAATAGCTTTAAGTATAGGAGAGGAGGCGGGTACTCCTCCCCTATACGTTTATGAGCGCTTGAGGAAAAAATTAGAAGAATTGGAAAAGAGAATTACCGAGACTGAGCGTGAAAGACGCAATATATTTACAATCCTAAATAACATCACTGACCCAATAATAATAGTGCGAGGCGATGGTGTTGTAACATTCGCCAACATTGCCGCACGAGATATCACACGCCCCGGTATCGAGGGTAGAAGGGTCTATGATATCATCGAGAACTACCATCTACTTGAATTATTCGAGAGGGCACTTGAGACAGGAGAAATACAGAGTGCGGATGTGTCTTTAGTTGTAGATGCCGAACCCCGTTATTACGATGCAAAGGTTGTGCCGATAAAATTCGACGAAGAAAGCGAACGTTACATTATAGTCTTGCACGACACAACGAAAGAGAAACAACTTGATAAATTAAGGAGAGAATTCATCTCAAATGTTTCCCACGAGCTCAGAACACCACTAACTTCTATCCACGGGTATGCCGAAGCGCTCCTTGAAGACGACCTTTCGAACAAAGAACTCGTCAGGAAGTTCCTTAATGTAATAGAGAGCGAATCTGCCCGAATGACAAGATTAATCAACGACTTACTTGATTTAGAAAAGCTCGAATCTGGCGATACTAAATTCAACTTTGCGCCTGTTGAAATGTGTCAGGTAATGGATAGGGTTTACAGCATCGTTGAGCCACTCGCTCATGATTATGGAGTGGAGCTTGACATGGAGTGCGATGAGCCAAAAGTCGTCTGGGGAGATTTTGACAGACTTGTCCAAATGGTTCTAAACCTTGTCGATAACGCTGTGAAATATACATCTACCAAAGAGTCTGGTGAAAAGAGAGTTATCGCAAGGTGTTATGAAAAAGAAGGAAAAATCGTCTTTGAGGTAAAAGATACAGGTCCTGGTATCCCAGAAGATGCACAAAAGAGATTGTTTGAAAGGTTCTACCGTGTCGACAAAGCAAGAAGCAGAAAAGTTGGAGGAACAGGGCTTGGACTTTCAATTGTAAAAACGATTGCTGAACGCCACAATGCAATCATTACGTTTGAAAGTAAAGTTGGTGAGGGCACCACTTTCAGGGTGTTTTTCGATAAATACAGAGAAAAACAACCATCCAAAACAACCAGTGAACAAAAATTAGGCAATTGA
- a CDS encoding diguanylate cyclase domain-containing protein yields MGVTGDMDYNRLTKEELIQKVRELEDEVSRLKMRESELEMLLSEYSSIMKKQFEVFDDFIKDVGTRRMIDPLTRVYSREHILKLISYYHQKAFEENFGYALVTITINNFNKLEQMEKEHALLSIGKLLKELVRVPLDSVGRSAEDQFIVLLTEITKENALKVKDRIENALALHNIDATVRFAAYPEDSTNLEELVKMVQ; encoded by the coding sequence ATGGGAGTTACGGGTGACATGGATTACAACAGATTAACAAAAGAAGAGCTTATTCAAAAAGTGCGTGAATTGGAAGATGAAGTCTCCAGACTTAAAATGCGCGAATCTGAGCTTGAGATGCTTCTAAGTGAATATTCTTCTATAATGAAAAAGCAGTTCGAGGTCTTTGATGATTTTATCAAAGATGTTGGAACACGTAGGATGATAGACCCGCTCACAAGGGTTTACTCTCGCGAACATATTTTAAAACTCATCTCCTACTACCACCAAAAGGCGTTTGAGGAGAACTTTGGATACGCACTCGTAACGATAACAATCAATAACTTCAATAAACTTGAACAAATGGAAAAAGAACACGCCTTATTAAGTATTGGAAAACTGCTCAAAGAACTTGTCAGAGTTCCACTTGACAGCGTCGGAAGGTCAGCAGAGGATCAGTTCATAGTCTTACTAACAGAGATAACGAAAGAAAATGCATTGAAAGTTAAAGATCGAATAGAAAACGCACTAGCTTTGCACAACATCGATGCGACAGTAAGATTTGCAGCGTATCCTGAAGATTCAACAAACCTTGAAGAACTTGTTAAGATGGTCCAATAA